Proteins from a single region of Salvelinus fontinalis isolate EN_2023a chromosome 15, ASM2944872v1, whole genome shotgun sequence:
- the LOC129811662 gene encoding prospero homeobox protein 1-like: MNLSLPDQNMHNPSDGGLEDNRAGLMIPCFRRNMYDEPLISYSNGSIISHLLRKTIHNKKALDESHFYLPTSTVSSSTMADSSQEDQSSVSSKDSAAESAAPGRHLSTRVSPEEDRPLSDHLQAKRARVENIIRGMAGSPNSRLHGDSERAESDTRDAREAYSENKRKQMLPQHQEHSLNAAAPANRGSSSISSSKDEECHKLKVQLQSMQRILRQLQDKFLQVYNQEDVVHEDRDDTGTASPAENDDTTPSKESGLMFRINMDEELERKHDSGKGGCKDRVKTDRSNLTHQRGGKNLQETLKHELSKAVSDSVDRVFKKLSSTGLNQSSHQRMCHTLEHVIMGAERKSQVPCNQEQSHTEEPVKPKALEYYERSEACSPEDQTEALSLVVRKPPLSQLSSVTPTVKRPYPLHQSPFQFNYSTPLHDSQMLEHLLKYGPNTNFGGLPCMPPSMDRTSPNSVDLPWDAIVMRSKVTSSHLAHHRHPSGLGPVTVDSLCHPHVKMECGDLQSIAERNSYMSLNIQQGLTPNHLKKAKLMFFYTRYPSSNVLKTFFPDVKFNRCITSQLIKWFSNFREFYYIQMEKFARQAIVDGVTDVKDMSISRDSELFRALNMHYNKANDFQVPERFLEVSEITLQEFFNAISTAKDSDPSWKKAIYKVICKLDSDVPDEFKSSTCL; the protein is encoded by the exons ATGAACCTGAGCCTCCCTGACCAGAACATGCACAACCCCAGTGACGGTGGTCTGGAGGATAACAGGGCTGGGCTCATGATCCCCTGCTTCCGTAGAAACATGTACGATGAGCCTCTAATTTCATACTCCAATGGATCCATCATCTCTCACCTCCTGCGCAAAACCATCCACAACAAGAAGGCTCTGGACGAAAGCCATTTCTACCTACCCACATCGACTGTGTCCAGCTCCACAATGGCTGACTCCAGTCAGGAGGACCAGAGCAGTGTCTCGTCCAAGGACAGTGCGGCAGAGTCTGCAGCCCCAGGCAGGCACCTCTCGACCAGGGTCAGCCCTGAGGAGGACAGGCCCCTGAGTGATCACCTCCAGGCCAAGCGTGCCCGTGTGGAGAACATCATCCGAGGCATGGCGGGGTCTCCCAACAGTAGGCTCCATGGGGACAGTGAAAGGGCTGAGTCAGACACCAGGGATGCTAGAGAGGCCTACAGTGAGAACAAACGTAAACAGATGCTCCCCCAGCATCAGGAGCACAGTCTCAATGCGGCAGCTCCAGCTAACAGAGGCAGCAGTAGCATCAGCAGCAGTAAGGATGAAGAGTGCCACAAGCTGAAGGTGCAGCTCCAGAGCATGCAGAGAATCCTGAGACAGCTCCAGGATAAGTTCTTACAGGTTTACAACCAGGAAGACGTTGTGCACGAAGACAGAGATGACACAGGCACAGCCAGCCCTGCTGAAAATGATGACACCACACCAAGCAAAGAGTCTGGGCTCATGTTCCGTATAAACATGGATGAGGAGTTAGAGAGGAAGCATGACAGTGGTAAAGGGGGCTGTAAGGACAGAGTGAAGACAGACAGAAGTAATCTGACACATCAAAGGGGaggcaaaaacctacaggagacTCTGAAGCATGAGCTCTCCAAAGCGGTGAGTGACAGTGTAGATAGGGTGTTCAAGAAACTCTCCTCCACGGGGCTCAACCAGTCATCTCATCAGCGTATGTGTCACACTCTGGAGCACGTCATTATGGGAGCTGAGAGGAAGAGCCAGGTACCCTGTAACCAGGAGCAATCACACACTGAGGAGCCAGTCAAACCAAAGGCTCTAGAGTACTATGAGAGAAGTGAGGCTTGCAGTCCTGAGGATCAGACCGAAGCTCTGTCTCTAGTGGTCCGTAAGCCGCCCCTGAGCCAGCTTAGCTCTGTTACCCCGACGGTGAAGAGGCCCTATCCCTTACACCAGTCTCCATTCCAGTTCAACTACAGCACACCTCTCCATGACAGTCAAATGCTGGAACACCTCCTCAAATACGGACCCAACACTAACTTCGGAGGTCTCCCATGCATGCCCCCATCCATGGACAGAACCTCACCAAACTCGGTGGACCTACCCTGGGATGCCATCGTCATGAGGTCCAAAGTCACATCCAGCCACCTGGCCCACCACCGTCACCCATCAGGCCTGGGTCCAGTGACTGTGGACAGTCTGTGTCACCCTCATGTCAAGATGGAGTGTGGGGACCTGCAGAGCATAGCAGAGAGAAACTCCTACATGTCTCTCA acatccagcaaGGCCTAACCCCCAACCATCTGAAGAAAGCTAAGCTGATGTTCTTCTACACCCGTTACCCCAGCTCCAACGTGCTGAAAACCTTCTTTCCAGATGTCAAG TTCAATCGCTGCATCACCTCTCAGCTCATCAAATGGTTCAGTAACTTCCGGGAGTTTTACTACATCCAGATGGAGAAGTTTGCCCGCCAGGCCATAGTGGACGGCGTCACGGACGTGAAAGACATGTCCATCAGCAGAGACTCTGAGCTGTTCAGAGCCCTCAACATGCACTACAACAAAGCCAATGACTTCCAG GTTCCTGAGAGATTCCTTGAGGTTTCTGAAATTACTCTTCAGGAGTTTTTCAATGCCATTTCAACTGCTAAAGATTCTGACCCCTCTTGGAAGAAGGCAATCTACAAGGTCATCTGTAAGCTGGACAGTGATGTCCCAGATGAGTTCAAATCATCCACCTGCCTATAG